A window of Hemibagrus wyckioides isolate EC202008001 linkage group LG03, SWU_Hwy_1.0, whole genome shotgun sequence contains these coding sequences:
- the nkx3.3 gene encoding NK3 homeobox 3 isoform X1, producing MASDNSSFSIHNILNRGLDSQKNNRHSREYSDELLKAELLGRVEGISCPGSTQCRGGNEDGGRKGSILYGHSRVAPCALDLDTSSDRQSCGEESTGEETMHTENRQNLDVQVPDLEREKRESCAFTDHHPKASKKRCRAAFSHAQVCELERRFNLQRYLSGPERAHLAGALKLTETQVKIWFQNRRYKTKRRQMAAELAATSASTLAKRVAVRVLVKDDQRQYGADDFPPSHYLRLYQSYQCCPYMYCVQPWISNSALSGNLY from the exons ATGGCGAGCGACAACTCTTCGTTCTCAATACATAATATTTTGAATCGAGGACTTGATTCTCAGAAAAATAATCGACACTCCCGGGAATACAGCGACGAACTTCTAAAGGCAGAACTTCTCGGCAGGGTAGAAGGAATAAGCTGTCCCGGATCCACTCAGTGTCGGGGTGGGAATGAGGATGGAGGCAGAAAGGGAAGCATCTTGTACGGACACAGCAGGGTCGCTCCGTGTGCGCTCGACCTTGACACATCATCGGACAGACAGTCCTGTGGAGAAGAGTCTACAGGAGAGGAGACAATGCATACAGAAAACAGACAAA ATCTTGATGTGCAAGTTCCAGatttggagagagagaagagggagagcTGTGCTTTTACCGATCATCACCCGAAAGCCAGTAAGAAGCGGTGCCGCGCCGCTTTCTCGCACGCGCAGGTGTGTGAGCTGGAACGCCGTTTTAACCTACAGCGCTATCTGTCCGGCCCGGAGCGCGCGCACTTAGCGGGAGCGCTCAAACTCACCGAGACTCAGGTGAAGATCTGGTTCCAGAACCGCAGATATAAAACGAAACGGCGACAGATGGCGGCCGAGCTCGCAGCTACCTCGGCGTCCACGCTGGCCAAGCGGGTGGCGGTGAGAGTGCTAGTGAAGGACGACCAGAGGCAGTACGGAGCGGATGACTTTCCCCCGTCTCACTATCTGCGCCTGTACCAGTCATACCAGTGCTGCCCTTACATGTACTGTGTTCAGCCCTGGATCTCAAACAGCGCGCTCAGTGGAAACTTGTACTGA
- the nkx3.3 gene encoding NK3 homeobox 3 isoform X2, with protein MASDNSSFSIHNILNRGLDSQKNNRHSREYSDELLKAELLGRVEGISCPGSTQCRGGNEDGGRKGSILYGHSRVAPCALDLDTSSDRQSCGEESTGEETMHTENRQIPDLEREKRESCAFTDHHPKASKKRCRAAFSHAQVCELERRFNLQRYLSGPERAHLAGALKLTETQVKIWFQNRRYKTKRRQMAAELAATSASTLAKRVAVRVLVKDDQRQYGADDFPPSHYLRLYQSYQCCPYMYCVQPWISNSALSGNLY; from the exons ATGGCGAGCGACAACTCTTCGTTCTCAATACATAATATTTTGAATCGAGGACTTGATTCTCAGAAAAATAATCGACACTCCCGGGAATACAGCGACGAACTTCTAAAGGCAGAACTTCTCGGCAGGGTAGAAGGAATAAGCTGTCCCGGATCCACTCAGTGTCGGGGTGGGAATGAGGATGGAGGCAGAAAGGGAAGCATCTTGTACGGACACAGCAGGGTCGCTCCGTGTGCGCTCGACCTTGACACATCATCGGACAGACAGTCCTGTGGAGAAGAGTCTACAGGAGAGGAGACAATGCATACAGAAAACAGACAAA TTCCAGatttggagagagagaagagggagagcTGTGCTTTTACCGATCATCACCCGAAAGCCAGTAAGAAGCGGTGCCGCGCCGCTTTCTCGCACGCGCAGGTGTGTGAGCTGGAACGCCGTTTTAACCTACAGCGCTATCTGTCCGGCCCGGAGCGCGCGCACTTAGCGGGAGCGCTCAAACTCACCGAGACTCAGGTGAAGATCTGGTTCCAGAACCGCAGATATAAAACGAAACGGCGACAGATGGCGGCCGAGCTCGCAGCTACCTCGGCGTCCACGCTGGCCAAGCGGGTGGCGGTGAGAGTGCTAGTGAAGGACGACCAGAGGCAGTACGGAGCGGATGACTTTCCCCCGTCTCACTATCTGCGCCTGTACCAGTCATACCAGTGCTGCCCTTACATGTACTGTGTTCAGCCCTGGATCTCAAACAGCGCGCTCAGTGGAAACTTGTACTGA